CGCTCGGCTGCAGCTCTATGCTGTCACCTTCCTCCGCTGATCCAACTGATTCTGGAGAATCTAAAGAAGCCATTGCAGGAACCGGAAAGGAATCATCCAATCCAAAATCTGCGGGTTCTCCACGTTCATCCACAGGCTCTTCCATTTCCATGCTTTGTCTCCTCTCACCATTCATTCCTTCATTACTTGTAAAAGCCTGAACAGATAGCAGCTCTTTCACTCTGTCATGCAACTTGCTGCGGGCATGTGGGCTGAGGAACCGCAACTCTTTAAAACGAGGATCCAGAAACGAGGACAAGACGGCAGGGCAGTCCAAAAGAGCATCTTCATCACTCAGACTCCAGCGCTTGTCCATACCAGCACGAATTCTCTCCATAACTCCCCTTACCACTGGACAGGTGCACTCTGTAATTTTCTGTCCCAGGAGCCGAGACACTCCTTGCAAGCATGGCATTAGGGCTGAAATGGGCCCATTAATGTCCTCGCTCAAAAATGATGCTGCAATGCGAACCGTTTTGAGCACGGGAACCAGTTCCTGTATAAGACGCCACTGGTGATCTGCCAGATTTGTTGCTACTTTTTGCTCCTCTAGGACAGAGCTTATTACCCACTTAAGCTCCAGCAGACTCTCACACATGTCAATGGCAGTGGTCCAGCGCCCTGGGTCGTTCAAGACCAGGCATGCAGACTCTTTATTAACAGCCTCTGCTTTCTGGCTCAGTGCAGTAGAAGCATTCACATCATGCTGGAAATGTAGGACGATGGCGCGGGCATCTGCTAGAGCTTGTCTGACAGTCTCCACACAAAGTCCTTCCTGGACACATAGTTTTAGGGCTTGTCCAGCACAAAGCAGTGGTGCCCATCCCTCTGGAAGATTACCCGGAGGAGGATGGCTGGTTCCAGCAAATTCTTGCTGATATTCCTGATCAATGGCCATATTCTCCTGCCCCCTGGACTCAGATCCACTGGGGGTGTCATGCACGACACAGAAAATGAAGTTCTCTGGAAGCTGAAACTCGTTGAGGACTGCCCTCAAGGTGTCCGCAAAGCTCACCTGCCCTTTCTCAGAAGGGTTTCCTTTGAATTCTGCTATCGGCCGGGTCTCGAGCACACAGCGAGCCAGGCGCCAATGAGAGTCGACAAAGTGTGCGCTGACAGTAAGGTAGTACTGACCGTCCCCGTCAACCCCACACCCATCTACGGACCGCCAGTATTCGGTGCAGAGGGTCAGACAGTGAGAAGCTAGACTTGTCTGTAGATGCTGCTGAAGGCATTGCTTGAGGATGTGGTAGCGATGCCAAAGTAGACTGCCAAGCAGAGATGGAGAAGGCACAGGGTAGTTAGGCTCTAGGCAACTCAGTAAGAGCTTGAACCCCCTTTCTTCCACCACAGACAATGGCTGAAGGTCTTTAAAGACCATTTCCAGAATAAGATCGGTCAACACCTCTGCTCGCTTGTTGCTGCAGGCCTTTGTTCCACTGCGGATGTTGCTGCCTCCAGCAGCGCTGTTCATCTCCCCTGCAGGGAAATTATACATTAGGCAGCCCAAATCTGTTTCTTGGTGCACAATGGCATTTGAACTTGAAGCACCGCTTCCTGCTGCAAAATCTGCGCCATATGATGTCCGAGCAGGTTTGGTCTCCGCCATCTCAGCTGGCAGTATTTCTTCCTGCTCCTCTTTGACCGTAACAGGTAGCACTGGTTGGAATGGAGCATTGCCTGCGGTGGTACATCTGTTACCATGTAAAGAGGTCTGAAGGTGAGAATGCAACGCTGCAGGAGTGGGGATGCCTGCTTTGTTGTGAGGGGGAACTGCTCCTTCCCGAATGCTGTGTTTGCGTCCTAAGTGTTCTCTCATGGAAGTAGTGCTGTTGTGAAAGGAAAGCTGTCTCTTACAGTGGTTGCACTCAACACGATGCAGACTTAACTGCGTGTAGTGATTCCACACTTTTGACGTGCGGCGATCAGAAAACGGCAAAAAACGCTGCATTCTTCGACGAAGAATTTGACCGCTGTGACTTCCAGGATGCCTTTGAGGTGGGAGATCCATGTCTGTGGTGAAAgagaaatttttgaaaaatgtgagcGTATGTCATTTAAGTACAACATGATTACACAGGAACTTATGTAATTATGCAACTAGCACGCTGAATTAAATTTACTttgtaatgaaaaaatgaatgatgAATCTCAAGAGTTTTTGTGcaatttgtgcattttcatagaaataataagaaaataatgtgACAATTCTACAGAAACCCCAGTGCTGTACACAGTCTTTGTAAATCTAAAGAAATAGCATTatcattgtaacattttttaatgctgcGACACACTCACATAGAGCTTTCCTAACATTTTGTCTTGAAGTGTCTAACCTCACCTAAGTCACTGCACAAattatttctcataattatttatgtgtgtgtgtattacagaGATAaccattaaagaaaaatatctaGCTATAATATAcagttacaataataataatatacaagcTTGGCCTGATTTTGTGATACTTGTACAAAACCTCTCAAGTATTTATATTTGTccaatattcatatttaattaagatACTTTTGCAGCTGTagcttttcagtttttaattcaaataccTAAACTACTAGTCCACTATTTGTTTTATCTCAGATATGTCAAAACACTGCCACATAACCTAAATGCATCCAAATGAAACATATTTGATATCATATGATATTTTTGACTCTATAACGTGACATAAGTTAAGCACCTTTTGGCTTATTTgccatttatattaaaatgtttgtcaaattattgtaaaacaaCGAACATAACATCCATGtagtattttatgttattattagtagtCGTTCTTGATAAAACGGTTTACATAATAATACCAGAAAACGGTTATACATGCTGCAAAATAAAGTATATCGTGACACACAGCGGAacaatcaaatcatttttagagGGTGAGTTAAACTtagaacaaataataaaacttcaTGTCAGGTATAGCTCGCTCCTGCTCAGCACAACAGCTTTAAGCCAGAGAACAATGACCATGCAACATGATACTAATGAAACAATTCCGCTATTATTTACATCAAACGTCACTGGATGTTCTTCCGGGCGAGCATAAGGGCCATTACGGTTTCATCCGCTTCCAGCTCATGTGTTAGCACACATAAACACGTATAACTAATTTATTTTCTCGTCGGAAAATGAACAAAACCCTACTAATaacatctatttttttattttatttcagaattccTGCACAGCCTCCGCTCGTTCGCGACCTGCACACTGGATGTGCTTGGCGCGGTGGCCGCTAGGGAATCACAGTAAGTTTTACAAGGTCAAGCAAAACGAAAAATGTACAACGATTGCGTTTATATACCACCACTGCTCGACTCTGCTCTTGTATTTACGATATATGGATTGTTACATAATTGCAAAGGCGCAATTTTTAACTGACAACTACTAATAAGTGATGACGCGGAAACCACAGTTCGCTTATTTCGAAAACAACTCTTTTGTGACGACCCCCAAAGTCGTAGAGAATTTACTTCCGATTTCCGCATGATgtgtcaataaaacaaataacttcATTTCAGGGGATGTGAATGGGATATTGCTTGGATATCATTCCCCACAGCCTGGCTCAAATTTAATCCGACAAAATGGATTATTCTGGAAAAGAAAAGGAGGCTCTGGCCATCATGGCTGAAGCAGACAAGAAAATGAAAACGTCACATTCGTTATTCGGATCGTTTTTTGGGTAAATCCATTAACGATGTTTTCTGCGCCTCTGAAATAATTAACGTGCGAATCTCGAACATCACAATCTAACAAAAATACCAGGTGTCAAATGCAACTCGTTTGCAACAAGCGATGTTAAAATATAGGTTGAATTGACAAATGTCATCGATAAACAATACTTTCGTAGTTACGTTATTTGTAATGCGCTGTCGCAAATCCACCAGAGATTATTTTTCCAGCTCGCACGAAAGTGAAATCGGCCAGTTAGCCGAGTAGCATCGCCTCGTACGTAAATAATAAACAAGAGTTGCGCGTGCTGGATGTAGCGCTTCCCTCTCGCCTTCATTCAGACGCAACTCGAAAGCAAAACGCGCTGGACATATCGCTCCCTTTGCCTTGCTTTAACACTTTTGAAACTCACCCATGCTGCCTTCGTTGGGCTCTTCCGTGCATAGTCTCTCGCCGCCGTTTGTTACAGTGGGGATGTTGAGTCGATGTTTTACTCTGAGGTGTTTTATCATGTTGGCCGTATTTGACGAGAACTTAAAGTTCGTCTTACACAACCTGCAGTAAACAGTGGCATTGCTCTCATTTTTGATGTAGTACTTCCAGGCTACAGAGCAATAGCGGGCCTGTGATTTCGCACTGATTTCTGACTCCTCTTGCTTCATGTTGGCCATATCAGGTCTGGAAGCACGTTGCGCGAGTGGAGGCGAACGCCGCTAATAGCGCCTCCTATCGGTTTCAGTCAAATGATCCAGCCACCCCCTTTGCTTTTGTTCGTTCTAGGAGTTCCTCCAAGGTCGAGGAGGCCTGTGACTTGTACGTGAGAGCTGCCAACATGT
This genomic interval from Puntigrus tetrazona isolate hp1 chromosome 5, ASM1883169v1, whole genome shotgun sequence contains the following:
- the si:dkeyp-117b8.4 gene encoding zinc finger BED domain-containing protein 4 isoform X1 gives rise to the protein MANMKQEESEISAKSQARYCSVAWKYYIKNESNATVYCRLCKTNFKFSSNTANMIKHLRVKHRLNIPTVTNGGERLCTEEPNEGSMDMDLPPQRHPGSHSGQILRRRMQRFLPFSDRRTSKVWNHYTQLSLHRVECNHCKRQLSFHNSTTSMREHLGRKHSIREGAVPPHNKAGIPTPAALHSHLQTSLHGNRCTTAGNAPFQPVLPVTVKEEQEEILPAEMAETKPARTSYGADFAAGSGASSSNAIVHQETDLGCLMYNFPAGEMNSAAGGSNIRSGTKACSNKRAEVLTDLILEMVFKDLQPLSVVEERGFKLLLSCLEPNYPVPSPSLLGSLLWHRYHILKQCLQQHLQTSLASHCLTLCTEYWRSVDGCGVDGDGQYYLTVSAHFVDSHWRLARCVLETRPIAEFKGNPSEKGQVSFADTLRAVLNEFQLPENFIFCVVHDTPSGSESRGQENMAIDQEYQQEFAGTSHPPPGNLPEGWAPLLCAGQALKLCVQEGLCVETVRQALADARAIVLHFQHDVNASTALSQKAEAVNKESACLVLNDPGRWTTAIDMCESLLELKWVISSVLEEQKVATNLADHQWRLIQELVPVLKTVRIAASFLSEDINGPISALMPCLQGVSRLLGQKITECTCPVVRGVMERIRAGMDKRWSLSDEDALLDCPAVLSSFLDPRFKELRFLSPHARSKLHDRVKELLSVQAFTSNEGMNGERRQSMEMEEPVDERGEPADFGLDDSFPVPAMASLDSPESVGSAEEGDSIELQPSEPSVAISSPEQVAENAHEVGSSFKNASDRKRRSSGTSMTSPLRGDLQLTPRIRMSPLPQSMYDILLGEDPTERMPEIHQQLENYIAEPLCRRSLSPLQWWRNKEHRFPAVARLAQKYLSIPATSVSATRAFAPRESPVTQRRATLGSKHLDHILFLHQNTDYVDLLKGGSSAREIEQWNSVSGNQSRESLYQTLVSYESKVRVSEEES
- the si:dkeyp-117b8.4 gene encoding zinc finger BED domain-containing protein 4 isoform X2; this encodes MDLPPQRHPGSHSGQILRRRMQRFLPFSDRRTSKVWNHYTQLSLHRVECNHCKRQLSFHNSTTSMREHLGRKHSIREGAVPPHNKAGIPTPAALHSHLQTSLHGNRCTTAGNAPFQPVLPVTVKEEQEEILPAEMAETKPARTSYGADFAAGSGASSSNAIVHQETDLGCLMYNFPAGEMNSAAGGSNIRSGTKACSNKRAEVLTDLILEMVFKDLQPLSVVEERGFKLLLSCLEPNYPVPSPSLLGSLLWHRYHILKQCLQQHLQTSLASHCLTLCTEYWRSVDGCGVDGDGQYYLTVSAHFVDSHWRLARCVLETRPIAEFKGNPSEKGQVSFADTLRAVLNEFQLPENFIFCVVHDTPSGSESRGQENMAIDQEYQQEFAGTSHPPPGNLPEGWAPLLCAGQALKLCVQEGLCVETVRQALADARAIVLHFQHDVNASTALSQKAEAVNKESACLVLNDPGRWTTAIDMCESLLELKWVISSVLEEQKVATNLADHQWRLIQELVPVLKTVRIAASFLSEDINGPISALMPCLQGVSRLLGQKITECTCPVVRGVMERIRAGMDKRWSLSDEDALLDCPAVLSSFLDPRFKELRFLSPHARSKLHDRVKELLSVQAFTSNEGMNGERRQSMEMEEPVDERGEPADFGLDDSFPVPAMASLDSPESVGSAEEGDSIELQPSEPSVAISSPEQVAENAHEVGSSFKNASDRKRRSSGTSMTSPLRGDLQLTPRIRMSPLPQSMYDILLGEDPTERMPEIHQQLENYIAEPLCRRSLSPLQWWRNKEHRFPAVARLAQKYLSIPATSVSATRAFAPRESPVTQRRATLGSKHLDHILFLHQNTDYVDLLKGGSSAREIEQWNSVSGNQSRESLYQTLVSYESKVRVSEEES